TCGATCGGTTGGCGGACATTCAGGCGCTTAAAGCGGTAGCGGGCGGACAGGGATCGGCCTGGGGTACGGGCGGTATGCTAACTAAGCTAGAAGCTGCTCAAATCGCTACTACGGCGGGGGTGCGCACCGTCATTACTGATGGTCGTCAGCCCCAGAATGTGATCAAGGCGATCGCTGGAGAAGCAGTAGGCACGCAATTTGCCCCATCGCCCCGACCTAGCCGTGCCCGCAAGCGCTGGATTGCTGCTGGCCTTGCTCCCTCGGGCCGCCTTTACTTAGACCAGGGTGCAACTCTAGCCATTCTGCAGGGGGGAAAGTCGCTCTTGGCCGCCGGTATTACTCGTTTAGAGGGAGACTTTGAAGCCCAGGATGCTGTCTTGATCTGTGCTGCCAGCGGCGAAGATATCGCCAGAGGCATTATCAACTACAGCGCCCGAGATCTCAGCCAGATTCTGGGTCGCCGGTCAGAAGATATTCCCGCCATTCTAGGTTACGCCGGAGCAGATACGGTAATCCATCGCGATAATTTAGTCATTGCTACAGATACTGAGGCCGACGAGGGCAGTGATCTGCAGGACTAGTAACGACTACTGACCCTAAAAGGCACCTTTGCGATCGAGCAGTACTGTGACCGTTTTGAGAATGACTTGAAGATCGTACCAGGGCGACCAGATAGCCTGGTACTGCAAATCTAGGTGCACAATTTCCTCAAAGTCTTTGATCGCTGAGCGGCCGCTGATTTGCCACTGTCCTGTGATGCCAGGCTTAACATCGAGTCGCCGCCAATGGTGAGGGCTGTAGCGAGAGACCTCATCTCCGGTGGGGGGGCGAGTGCCAACCAGGC
The DNA window shown above is from Leptolyngbya subtilissima AS-A7 and carries:
- the proB gene encoding glutamate 5-kinase; protein product: MSSVQTLVVKIGTSSLTGTSTGQFALSTLAALVETLCTLRQQGHQVVLVSSGAVGIGCRRLNLAERPKTLAMKQAVAAVGQGRLMRIYDDLFSALNQPIAQVLLTRSDLAQRSRYVNSYRTFRQLLQMGVIPIVNENDTVAVEELKFGDNDTLSALVASLIGAQWLFLLTDVDRLYSADPRSNPEAQPIIAIDRLADIQALKAVAGGQGSAWGTGGMLTKLEAAQIATTAGVRTVITDGRQPQNVIKAIAGEAVGTQFAPSPRPSRARKRWIAAGLAPSGRLYLDQGATLAILQGGKSLLAAGITRLEGDFEAQDAVLICAASGEDIARGIINYSARDLSQILGRRSEDIPAILGYAGADTVIHRDNLVIATDTEADEGSDLQD